The Cronobacter sakazakii genome has a window encoding:
- a CDS encoding porin OmpC: MKVKVLSLLVPALLVAGSVNAAEIYNKDGNKLDLFGKVDAEHYFSDDKGADGDQTYMRIGFKGETQVNDQITGYGQWEYQIQGNTAENDNQSWTRVAFAGLKFGDAGSFDYGRNYGVIYDVTSWTDVLPEFGGDTYGADNFLQSRGNGIATYRNTDFFGLVDGLNFALQYQGKNGSVSGENDATGGRSLLKQNGDGYGMSLTYDLGEGFSVGGAMATSKRTADQNASNAALFGEGDHAEVYSGGLKYDANNIYLAAQYSQTYNATRFGTSNGDRSDIYGFADKAQNFEVVAQYQFDFGLRPSVAYLQSRGKDIANKTTGESFGDQDLLKYVDVGATYYFNKNMSTFVDYKINLLDDNKFTRQAGIGTDDVVAVGLVYQF, from the coding sequence ATGAAAGTTAAAGTTCTCTCCCTGCTGGTCCCGGCTCTGCTGGTTGCAGGCAGCGTAAATGCGGCAGAAATCTATAATAAAGACGGCAACAAATTAGATCTGTTCGGTAAAGTTGACGCTGAGCATTACTTCTCTGACGACAAAGGCGCTGACGGCGACCAGACCTACATGCGTATCGGCTTCAAAGGCGAAACCCAGGTTAACGATCAGATCACCGGTTACGGCCAGTGGGAATATCAGATTCAGGGCAACACCGCTGAAAACGACAACCAGTCCTGGACCCGTGTGGCGTTCGCTGGCCTGAAATTCGGTGACGCAGGTTCTTTCGATTACGGTCGTAACTACGGCGTTATCTATGACGTGACCTCCTGGACCGACGTTCTGCCGGAATTCGGCGGCGACACTTACGGTGCGGATAACTTCCTGCAGTCTCGCGGCAACGGCATCGCGACCTACCGTAACACCGACTTCTTCGGTCTGGTTGACGGCCTGAACTTTGCCCTGCAGTACCAGGGTAAAAACGGCAGCGTTTCCGGTGAAAACGACGCCACTGGCGGTCGCAGCCTGCTGAAACAGAACGGCGACGGCTACGGCATGTCTCTGACCTACGATCTGGGCGAAGGCTTCAGCGTAGGCGGCGCGATGGCAACCTCCAAACGTACTGCTGACCAGAACGCCAGCAATGCTGCCCTGTTCGGTGAAGGCGACCACGCTGAAGTTTACTCCGGCGGCCTGAAATACGACGCGAACAACATTTACCTGGCAGCGCAGTACTCCCAGACTTACAACGCAACCCGTTTCGGTACCTCTAACGGCGACCGCAGCGACATCTACGGTTTTGCTGACAAAGCGCAGAACTTCGAAGTGGTTGCACAGTACCAGTTCGACTTCGGCCTGCGTCCGTCCGTGGCTTACCTGCAGTCCCGCGGTAAAGACATCGCCAACAAAACCACCGGCGAATCTTTCGGCGACCAGGATCTGCTGAAATACGTTGATGTTGGCGCGACCTACTACTTCAATAAAAACATGTCCACCTTCGTGGATTACAAAATCAACCTGCTGGATGACAACAAATTCACCCGTCAGGCTGGTATCGGCACCGATGACGTCGTAGCGGTAGGCCTGGTTTACCAGTTCTAA
- the apbE gene encoding FAD:protein FMN transferase ApbE, with protein MKLLALRTLLLTAALMVAGCDNAPQALVLEGKTMGTSWRVSLADVDTARASELREKIQARLDADDRLLSTWKDDSALMRFNHARTTAPWPVDEAMADIVTESLRVGAKTDNAMDITVGPLVNLWGFGPDKQPVETPDQAQIDAARARTGLSHLKVINGAGQQWLQKDLPDLYVDLSTVGEGYAADHLARLMEEEGISRYLVSVGGALASRGMNPGGHPWRVAIQKPTDQENAVQAVVDINGHGISTSGSYRNYYELDGKRLSHVIDPATGRPITHKLVSVTVISPTALEADAWDTGLMVLGPEKAKAVALREKLAVYLITREGDGFATWMSPQFATFIEKTEN; from the coding sequence GTGAAATTACTGGCTTTACGAACCCTGCTGCTGACTGCTGCCTTGATGGTTGCCGGTTGTGACAACGCCCCGCAGGCGCTGGTGCTGGAAGGCAAAACGATGGGGACGTCGTGGCGCGTCAGCCTGGCGGACGTTGATACAGCGCGCGCAAGCGAACTGCGTGAGAAAATCCAGGCGCGCCTCGACGCCGACGACCGGCTCCTCTCTACCTGGAAGGACGACTCCGCGCTGATGCGTTTTAATCATGCCCGCACCACGGCGCCCTGGCCGGTCGATGAGGCGATGGCCGATATCGTTACCGAATCGCTGCGCGTTGGCGCGAAAACCGACAACGCGATGGATATTACCGTCGGGCCGCTCGTTAATCTCTGGGGCTTCGGCCCGGATAAACAGCCGGTGGAAACGCCGGATCAGGCACAGATCGACGCGGCCCGCGCGCGCACCGGCCTGTCGCACCTGAAAGTTATCAACGGTGCCGGGCAGCAGTGGCTGCAAAAAGATCTGCCCGACCTGTATGTCGACCTTTCCACCGTCGGCGAAGGTTACGCCGCGGATCATCTGGCGCGCCTGATGGAAGAAGAGGGCATCAGCCGCTATCTGGTGTCGGTGGGCGGCGCGCTCGCAAGCCGCGGCATGAACCCTGGCGGGCATCCGTGGCGTGTGGCTATCCAGAAGCCAACCGACCAGGAAAACGCCGTCCAGGCAGTGGTGGATATTAACGGCCACGGCATCAGTACCTCCGGCAGCTACCGCAACTATTATGAGCTTGACGGCAAACGCCTGTCGCACGTGATTGACCCCGCGACTGGGCGGCCCATCACGCATAAGCTGGTCTCGGTAACGGTGATATCGCCAACTGCGCTGGAAGCAGACGCCTGGGACACCGGGCTGATGGTGCTCGGCCCGGAAAAAGCGAAAGCCGTGGCGTTGCGTGAGAAGCTCGCCGTTTATTTGATCACCCGCGAGGGCGACGGCTTCGCGACCTGGATGTCACCGCAGTTCGCAACCTTCATTGAGAAAACCGAAAATTAA
- the ada gene encoding bifunctional DNA-binding transcriptional regulator/O6-methylguanine-DNA methyltransferase Ada: MNVADFTSEHARWQAVESRDARADNAFVFAVVTTGIFCRPSCRARRPLRENVRFYEDASAASAAGFRPCKRCQPAGLTPQAQKAQRIAAACRLMEQSDTPLTLAALAESAAMSPYHFHREFKAITGMTPKAWQNALRAQKLQAALRGGMSVTDSLWEAGFSSGSALYRDADRALGMRPGQYRRGGEQTAIRYAIAPCEAGLCLVATSDRGLCAVLLADDAAALEAELATIFPHAERLAPDNTFRAQVAQVIAWLDAPQGELALPLDLRGTAFQLRVWQALQSVPPGSTISYQALAERTGNPQAVRAVASACAANKLAIVVPCHRVVRRDGALSGYRWGADRKARLLAREREQEK; this comes from the coding sequence ATGAACGTAGCAGATTTTACCAGCGAGCACGCCCGCTGGCAGGCGGTGGAAAGCCGCGACGCGCGTGCCGATAACGCTTTTGTCTTTGCGGTGGTGACCACCGGGATTTTCTGTCGCCCGTCGTGCCGGGCGCGCAGGCCGCTTCGCGAAAACGTGCGTTTTTACGAAGATGCCAGCGCCGCCAGCGCGGCAGGTTTTCGCCCCTGCAAACGCTGCCAGCCGGCAGGGCTCACGCCGCAGGCGCAAAAAGCGCAGCGTATCGCGGCGGCCTGTCGGCTCATGGAACAAAGCGACACGCCGCTGACGCTGGCAGCACTTGCCGAAAGCGCCGCCATGAGCCCGTATCATTTTCATCGCGAATTCAAAGCGATTACCGGCATGACGCCCAAAGCCTGGCAAAATGCGCTACGCGCGCAAAAACTCCAGGCGGCGCTGCGTGGCGGCATGAGCGTTACGGATTCGCTCTGGGAGGCCGGGTTTTCCTCCGGCAGCGCGCTCTACCGCGACGCCGACCGCGCGCTCGGCATGCGTCCGGGGCAGTACCGGCGCGGCGGCGAACAGACTGCAATTCGCTACGCCATCGCGCCCTGCGAGGCGGGGCTGTGTCTGGTCGCGACCAGCGATCGCGGACTCTGCGCCGTGCTGCTGGCGGATGACGCGGCGGCGCTTGAAGCAGAACTCGCGACCATTTTCCCGCATGCGGAGCGTCTCGCGCCGGATAACACTTTCCGTGCGCAGGTGGCGCAGGTTATTGCGTGGCTCGATGCACCACAGGGCGAACTGGCGCTGCCGCTCGATTTACGCGGCACCGCGTTTCAACTGCGCGTCTGGCAGGCGCTACAGTCAGTGCCGCCCGGCAGCACGATAAGCTATCAAGCGCTCGCGGAGCGTACCGGCAATCCGCAGGCGGTGCGCGCTGTCGCCAGCGCCTGCGCGGCCAACAAGCTCGCTATCGTGGTGCCGTGTCACCGGGTGGTGCGCCGCGACGGGGCGCTCTCCGGCTACCGCTGGGGCGCTGACCGTAAGGCGCGGCTGCTCGCTCGCGAACGTGAACAGGAGAAATAA
- the alkB gene encoding DNA oxidative demethylase AlkB: MLDLFADADPWQEPLADGAVVLRRFALASAPALMAGIEAVAARSPFRHMVTPGGYTMSVAMTNCGEVGWSTNQKGYLYAQVDPQTGAPWPAMPDAFRTLCDAAASAAGYTSFTPDACLINRYAPGAKLSLHQDKDEPDLRAPIVSVSLGLPAVFQFGGLKRNDPLKRLLLEHGDVVVWGGPSRLFYHGIQPLKPGQHPATGEYRYNLTFRQARG; the protein is encoded by the coding sequence ATGCTCGATCTTTTTGCCGATGCCGACCCCTGGCAGGAGCCGCTCGCCGACGGTGCGGTGGTGCTGCGCCGTTTCGCGCTCGCCTCTGCGCCCGCGCTGATGGCGGGCATTGAGGCCGTCGCGGCCCGTTCGCCGTTTCGCCATATGGTGACGCCCGGCGGTTATACCATGTCGGTGGCGATGACCAACTGCGGGGAGGTGGGCTGGAGCACCAACCAGAAAGGCTATCTTTACGCCCAGGTCGACCCGCAAACCGGCGCGCCGTGGCCCGCGATGCCGGATGCCTTTCGCACGCTGTGCGACGCGGCCGCGAGCGCGGCGGGCTACACCAGTTTCACGCCGGACGCCTGTCTTATCAACCGCTACGCGCCGGGCGCGAAGCTGTCGCTGCATCAGGATAAAGACGAGCCGGATCTGCGCGCGCCGATTGTGTCCGTTTCGCTTGGGCTGCCCGCCGTGTTTCAGTTCGGCGGCCTGAAACGTAACGATCCGCTAAAGCGTCTGTTGCTTGAGCATGGCGATGTGGTGGTGTGGGGCGGGCCGTCGCGGCTGTTTTATCACGGTATACAGCCGCTCAAGCCCGGCCAGCACCCGGCGACCGGGGAATATCGCTACAATCTTACCTTCCGCCAGGCGCGTGGATAA
- a CDS encoding multidrug ABC transporter permease/ATP-binding protein yields the protein MELLRLVWRQYRWPFSLVLALSLASAALGIGLIAFINQRLIATVDLNASVLPEFLGLLVLLMAVTLGSQLALTMLGHHFVYRLRGEFIKRIMDTPVGQIEKLGSATLLAGLASDVRNITVAFVRLPELVQGVILTLGSAAYLGWLSGKMLVVTALWIAVTMWTGYLLVQRVYKHLSTLREVEDSLYEDFQIVLEGRKELALNRERAEYIFDKIYTPDAQRYREQIIRADTFHLSAVNWSNIMMLGVIGLVFWMANGLGWADTTVAATYSLALLFLRTPLLAAMGALPPLLSAQVAFNKLKQFQLVPYEPAFERPARNDHWQQLELRDVTFTYHDGSFSVGPINLTIHRGELLFLIGGNGSGKSTLAMLLTGLYEPASGEILIDGKPLAAGDMAAYRQHFSAVFTDVWLFDKLLGPGGEEADPALVETWLHRLKMVNKLTLENGKILNLKLSKGQKKRVALLLALAEGRDIILLDEWAADQDPHFRREFYQVLLPLMKEMGKTVFAISHDDHYFIHADRLLEMRQGVLSELTGDERQLASRDVLARTGS from the coding sequence ATGGAACTTCTGCGTCTCGTCTGGCGCCAGTATCGCTGGCCGTTTTCTCTGGTGCTCGCGCTGAGCCTCGCCAGCGCGGCGCTCGGCATCGGGCTTATCGCCTTCATTAATCAACGCCTGATTGCCACTGTCGATCTTAATGCCTCGGTGCTGCCGGAGTTTCTCGGCCTGCTGGTGCTTTTGATGGCGGTGACGCTCGGCTCCCAGCTGGCGCTGACCATGCTCGGCCACCACTTTGTTTACCGGCTGCGCGGTGAATTTATCAAACGCATTATGGATACGCCGGTCGGGCAGATAGAAAAGCTCGGCAGCGCCACGCTGCTGGCAGGGCTGGCGAGCGATGTGCGCAATATCACCGTCGCGTTTGTGCGCCTGCCGGAGCTGGTACAGGGCGTTATTCTGACGCTCGGCAGCGCCGCCTACCTCGGCTGGCTGTCCGGCAAAATGCTTGTGGTAACCGCGCTGTGGATCGCGGTGACAATGTGGACAGGCTATCTGCTGGTGCAGCGGGTCTATAAACACCTCTCCACGCTTCGTGAGGTGGAGGACAGCCTGTATGAAGATTTCCAGATAGTGCTGGAAGGGCGCAAAGAGCTGGCGCTCAACCGCGAGCGCGCAGAGTACATCTTCGATAAGATCTACACGCCGGACGCGCAGCGTTACCGCGAACAGATTATCCGCGCCGATACTTTCCATCTGAGCGCCGTTAACTGGTCGAATATTATGATGCTCGGCGTGATTGGCCTGGTGTTCTGGATGGCGAACGGGCTTGGCTGGGCCGATACTACCGTCGCGGCCACCTATTCGCTGGCGCTGCTATTCCTGCGCACGCCGCTGCTTGCGGCGATGGGCGCGCTGCCGCCGCTGCTCTCCGCCCAGGTGGCGTTTAACAAACTCAAACAGTTTCAGCTCGTGCCTTATGAGCCGGCCTTTGAACGCCCGGCGCGCAATGACCACTGGCAGCAGCTGGAATTACGTGACGTCACCTTTACCTATCACGACGGCAGTTTCAGCGTGGGGCCGATTAATCTCACTATCCATCGCGGCGAACTGCTGTTCCTGATTGGCGGCAACGGCAGCGGCAAATCGACGCTCGCCATGCTCTTAACGGGGCTGTATGAACCCGCATCCGGCGAAATCCTGATCGACGGCAAACCGCTCGCCGCAGGCGACATGGCCGCGTACCGCCAGCATTTTTCGGCGGTGTTCACCGATGTCTGGCTGTTTGACAAACTGCTCGGCCCAGGCGGTGAAGAGGCGGACCCGGCGCTGGTGGAAACCTGGCTTCATCGCCTGAAAATGGTCAATAAGCTGACGCTTGAGAACGGCAAAATCCTCAACCTGAAACTCTCGAAAGGGCAGAAAAAGCGCGTGGCGCTGCTGCTGGCGCTGGCGGAAGGGCGCGATATCATCCTGCTTGATGAATGGGCCGCCGATCAGGACCCGCATTTCCGCCGCGAGTTTTATCAGGTGCTGCTGCCGCTGATGAAAGAGATGGGTAAAACCGTGTTCGCCATCAGTCATGACGATCACTATTTCATTCATGCCGACCGGCTGCTGGAGATGCGCCAGGGCGTGCTGTCCGAACTGACCGGCGACGAGCGCCAGCTCGCGAGCCGCGACGTGCTGGCGCGCACCGGCAGTTAA
- a CDS encoding SulP family inorganic anion transporter produces MSDTQTAARAVPELSVAHVLRTPRLLMRETLAGVLTALALIPEVISFSVIAGVDPKVSLVASIVLCFSMSLLGGRPAMVTAAAGSVALVIGPMVHQHGVGYILPALVLGGIIQILFGLLGLARMMRYIPRSVMTGFVNALGILIFMAQVPHVWGQSQMVWLLFAATLAIVLLLPRMTKSVPSPLVAIVAVTVIAWACGLTPPTVGDEGPMTPGLPGFTQLLVPLNLDTLRIVWPCALSIAFVGLMESLLTARLVDDITDTPSSKRRECWGLGVANILSGFYGGIGGCAMIGQTVVNVELGRARSRFSTIAAALVLLLMVTGLSAVMAQIPMVVLAGIMMVVAAKTLNWHSIAPATLKRMPVSETLVMVVTVIATVWTGNLAIGVAGGVLFAMMLFARRVAHVVRAEREVIDNGAAVRYRVRGPLFFASSNDLYEHFRYADDPARVIIDLTHAQIWDASTVAALDAIETHYQRYNAKVEIEGLDMRSHEFHQRLSGKL; encoded by the coding sequence GATGCGCGAAACGCTGGCGGGCGTTTTGACCGCGCTGGCGCTGATCCCGGAAGTGATTTCGTTCTCGGTCATTGCGGGCGTCGACCCGAAAGTGAGCCTTGTGGCGTCCATTGTGCTGTGCTTCAGTATGTCCCTGCTCGGCGGACGCCCGGCGATGGTCACCGCGGCGGCAGGCTCGGTGGCGCTGGTTATTGGCCCGATGGTGCATCAGCACGGCGTCGGCTACATTCTTCCCGCGCTGGTGCTGGGCGGCATCATCCAGATCCTCTTCGGGCTGCTGGGGCTGGCGCGCATGATGCGTTACATCCCGCGCTCGGTGATGACCGGCTTTGTGAACGCGCTCGGCATCCTGATTTTTATGGCGCAGGTGCCGCACGTCTGGGGGCAGAGCCAGATGGTCTGGCTGCTGTTTGCCGCCACGCTCGCCATCGTGCTTCTCCTGCCGCGCATGACCAAAAGCGTGCCGTCGCCGCTGGTGGCGATTGTCGCGGTAACGGTCATCGCCTGGGCGTGCGGGCTGACGCCGCCGACGGTCGGCGACGAAGGCCCGATGACGCCGGGCCTGCCGGGCTTTACGCAACTACTGGTGCCGCTTAACCTGGACACCCTGCGTATCGTCTGGCCCTGCGCGCTGAGCATCGCGTTTGTCGGGCTGATGGAATCGCTTTTAACAGCGCGTCTGGTGGATGACATCACCGACACGCCGTCCAGCAAACGCCGCGAATGCTGGGGGCTGGGTGTTGCCAATATCCTGAGCGGGTTTTATGGCGGCATCGGCGGCTGCGCGATGATCGGCCAGACGGTGGTGAACGTAGAGCTGGGCCGCGCCCGCTCGCGCTTTTCCACCATCGCCGCCGCGCTGGTATTATTGCTGATGGTGACCGGGCTGAGCGCCGTGATGGCGCAGATCCCGATGGTCGTGCTGGCGGGCATTATGATGGTGGTCGCGGCGAAAACGCTGAACTGGCATAGCATCGCGCCTGCCACGCTCAAACGCATGCCGGTCTCTGAAACGCTGGTGATGGTCGTTACCGTTATCGCCACCGTCTGGACCGGCAACCTCGCTATTGGTGTCGCGGGCGGCGTACTGTTTGCGATGATGCTCTTCGCGCGTCGCGTTGCCCACGTGGTGCGCGCTGAGCGCGAGGTTATCGATAACGGAGCCGCGGTGCGCTACCGGGTGCGCGGCCCGCTGTTTTTCGCAAGCAGCAACGATCTCTACGAGCATTTCCGCTACGCCGACGATCCGGCGCGGGTGATCATCGATTTAACCCACGCGCAGATTTGGGACGCCTCGACCGTCGCGGCGCTGGACGCCATCGAAACGCACTATCAGCGCTATAACGCGAAAGTGGAAATTGAAGGGCTGGATATGCGCAGCCACGAATTCCACCAGCGGCTGAGCGGTAAACTCTGA